One genomic region from Solwaraspora sp. WMMD792 encodes:
- a CDS encoding peptide ligase PGM1-related protein translates to MTTLIIGNSRTSEMIGDLAALTPAQLRAGGCVAQRMLWFARDGDVLVLPFAPPPEYVSYVTGLTGTDAASLTLMVPPPGGLGSDLLTPDRLTDPGFLAALRRALGDGPPGEILAVYKDLSVTGLARALAAEAALPGYPFSAQAGDALVNSKAGFRALAAGAGVPIAPGTVVSGLEQAIEAITGLFDRGHSVMVKLEFSGGGFGNEILSRTDGVVPVGAPRVVVLPDRSAVLSYLERRWEWLTAGRAHRLVVERFFPGSTTVYAEFLVGDEGARLIGVGELLMEPVAVGSVLPAQTIEPETRAELLDGAQRLVESLRVLGYRGVVSADAIHTQDGQVLFTETNCRLTGSTHVHLVLDGRVVDAGYQEKRVFLERGGWVVPSFGAAVDRLAVANLSYDPTSRTGVVITSNEVDVGGTVACCAIAEDLAAAEEMHRGLGRLFVDGTP, encoded by the coding sequence ATGACCACGCTGATCATCGGCAACAGCCGGACTTCGGAGATGATCGGTGATCTCGCGGCGCTGACCCCGGCCCAGCTCCGGGCCGGTGGCTGTGTCGCCCAGCGGATGCTCTGGTTTGCCCGGGACGGCGACGTGCTGGTCCTGCCGTTCGCCCCGCCGCCGGAGTACGTGAGTTACGTCACCGGCCTGACCGGTACCGACGCCGCCTCGCTCACCCTGATGGTCCCCCCGCCTGGCGGCCTCGGCTCGGATCTCCTCACCCCGGACCGGCTCACCGATCCCGGCTTCCTGGCGGCGCTCCGCCGCGCCCTCGGAGACGGGCCGCCGGGTGAGATCCTCGCCGTCTACAAGGATCTCTCCGTCACCGGGCTCGCCCGGGCGTTGGCCGCCGAGGCGGCCCTGCCCGGGTACCCGTTCAGTGCCCAGGCCGGCGACGCGCTGGTGAACAGTAAGGCCGGGTTTCGGGCGCTGGCCGCCGGAGCCGGCGTACCGATCGCCCCGGGCACCGTCGTCAGCGGCCTAGAACAGGCGATCGAGGCGATCACCGGTCTGTTCGACCGGGGCCACAGCGTGATGGTGAAGTTGGAGTTCAGCGGCGGTGGTTTCGGCAACGAGATCCTCAGCCGTACCGATGGTGTGGTGCCGGTGGGTGCACCCCGCGTGGTGGTGCTGCCGGACCGTTCCGCCGTGCTCTCCTATCTGGAGCGGCGCTGGGAGTGGCTCACCGCAGGGCGTGCGCACCGGCTGGTGGTGGAGCGTTTCTTTCCCGGCTCCACCACCGTCTACGCGGAGTTCCTTGTCGGAGACGAAGGTGCCCGGCTGATCGGCGTGGGTGAGCTGCTGATGGAGCCGGTAGCGGTCGGTTCGGTGCTGCCGGCGCAGACGATCGAGCCGGAGACCAGAGCGGAGTTGCTTGACGGCGCCCAGCGGCTGGTCGAGTCCCTGCGGGTACTCGGTTACCGGGGGGTGGTCAGCGCCGACGCCATCCACACCCAGGACGGGCAGGTGCTCTTCACCGAGACCAACTGCCGCCTCACCGGCTCCACCCACGTGCACCTGGTGCTTGACGGCCGCGTGGTGGACGCCGGCTACCAGGAGAAACGTGTCTTCCTGGAACGCGGTGGCTGGGTCGTGCCGTCGTTCGGGGCGGCCGTCGACCGGCTCGCCGTGGCGAATCTAAGCTACGACCCGACCAGCCGTACCGGGGTCGTGATCACCTCGAACGAGGTCGACGTGGGCGGCACTGTCGCCTGCTGCGCGATCGCCGAGGACCTGGCCGCCGCAGAGGAGATGCACCGCGGGCTGGGCCGCCTCTTCGTGGACGGCACGCCGTGA
- a CDS encoding aminotransferase class I/II-fold pyridoxal phosphate-dependent enzyme → MTSTDKEQDIIGPHRYRNAAKMIRTADPVWQAAADHGLTGIRVDVPSGDANNRLVDREIGHEFVNMCSCGYLGLNHHPAVIEGAVAALREAGATSLVTSTTRIRHQLLARLEEELTDLFGAQVLPGSSCSALTAGILPLVASGHLAPGGPRVMVFDRFCHFCMSYVKPICAEESMVLTCSHNDLDYLEDVCRRYPSVAYVADGAYSMGGTAALDGLLDLQDRYGLFLFIDDSHSLSIVGERGEGFVRSRLTMNPLTIIVTSLGKGFGTGGGVAMLGDPETYGFLTRHAGPVGWSQNMAVPLVGASLASAAIHRSSELRELQRRLHENVAYFDELLPTSYAGNGLPVRRITVGDADRAVRLSAELYRRGFYSSAVFFPIVPQGQAGLRIMIRADIDQEVLATFVDHVRELTDAL, encoded by the coding sequence ATGACGAGCACAGACAAGGAACAAGACATCATCGGACCGCACCGGTACCGCAACGCGGCGAAGATGATCCGGACCGCCGACCCGGTGTGGCAGGCAGCGGCCGACCATGGCCTGACCGGAATCAGAGTCGACGTACCCTCGGGCGACGCGAACAACCGGCTCGTCGACCGGGAGATCGGCCACGAGTTCGTCAACATGTGTTCCTGCGGGTACCTGGGCCTCAATCACCACCCGGCGGTGATCGAGGGCGCCGTGGCGGCGTTGCGCGAGGCCGGCGCAACCTCGCTGGTCACCTCCACTACCCGTATCCGGCACCAGTTGCTGGCCCGTCTTGAGGAGGAACTGACCGACCTGTTTGGCGCCCAGGTGCTTCCAGGCAGCTCGTGCAGCGCCCTCACCGCCGGCATTCTCCCCCTGGTCGCCTCCGGGCACCTTGCCCCGGGCGGCCCCCGGGTGATGGTCTTCGACCGGTTCTGCCACTTCTGCATGTCGTACGTGAAGCCCATCTGTGCCGAGGAGAGCATGGTCCTCACCTGCAGCCACAACGACCTGGACTACCTGGAGGACGTCTGCCGGCGGTATCCGAGCGTGGCGTACGTCGCCGACGGCGCGTACTCGATGGGAGGTACCGCGGCCCTGGACGGCCTCCTGGACCTCCAGGACCGGTACGGGCTGTTCCTGTTCATCGACGATTCGCATTCGCTGTCGATCGTCGGCGAGCGGGGCGAGGGTTTTGTCCGCTCCCGGCTGACGATGAACCCGCTCACCATCATCGTCACCAGCCTTGGCAAGGGCTTCGGCACCGGCGGCGGTGTGGCCATGCTCGGCGACCCCGAGACGTACGGCTTTCTGACCCGGCACGCCGGGCCGGTGGGCTGGTCGCAGAACATGGCCGTGCCTCTGGTGGGCGCCTCGTTGGCGAGCGCCGCTATCCACCGCTCATCCGAGCTGCGCGAGTTGCAGCGCCGGCTGCACGAGAACGTGGCGTACTTCGACGAGCTTCTGCCGACGTCGTACGCGGGCAACGGTCTGCCGGTACGCCGGATCACCGTGGGCGACGCCGACCGGGCCGTCCGGCTCTCCGCGGAGTTGTACCGGCGGGGCTTCTACAGCTCCGCCGTGTTCTTCCCGATCGTGCCGCAGGGGCAGGCCGGGCTGCGGATCATGATCCGTGCGGACATCGACCAGGAGGTTCTGGCCACCTTCGTCGACCATGTGCGGGAGCTCACCGATGCCCTTTGA
- a CDS encoding MaoC family dehydratase, whose translation MPFEQERRPIADHPHPTGYRKVGENRYREQVGFYYDEIVVGTVFEHRPGRTVTEMDNVLMSMLSMNASPLHIDGAYAAQGRWGKPLVSSLVTLSIIGGMTARSTSGRAIANLGWDRIRLSHPVYVGDTLYAESEVTSKRLSTSRPGEGIVSCRTTGIKATGEVVLTFDRSFLVPTQGSSIDDRTGY comes from the coding sequence ATGCCCTTTGAACAGGAACGGAGGCCGATCGCTGACCATCCCCATCCGACCGGGTATCGCAAGGTGGGGGAGAACCGGTACCGCGAACAGGTCGGCTTCTACTACGACGAGATCGTCGTCGGCACGGTGTTCGAGCATCGCCCCGGCCGTACCGTGACCGAGATGGACAACGTGCTGATGAGCATGTTGAGCATGAATGCGTCACCGCTGCACATCGACGGCGCGTACGCAGCCCAGGGCCGGTGGGGCAAACCCCTCGTCTCCAGCCTGGTGACGCTGAGCATCATCGGCGGGATGACCGCCCGCAGCACGAGCGGCCGGGCGATCGCGAACCTCGGCTGGGACCGGATTCGCCTGTCCCACCCGGTCTACGTCGGCGACACCCTCTACGCCGAGAGCGAGGTGACCAGCAAGCGGCTCTCCACCAGCCGTCCAGGCGAGGGCATCGTGAGTTGCCGCACCACCGGGATCAAGGCCACCGGCGAGGTGGTGCTCACCTTCGACCGCAGTTTCCTGGTGCCAACTCAGGGATCCAGCATCGACGACAGAACAGGATACTGA
- a CDS encoding CoA ester lyase produces the protein MFTRYCRSVLCTPATASDRYANCHRSGADICLVDLEDSVPAPAKADARVRATAFFTGESSAGRRCAVRVNAITEPDGVRDLLALREYPVKPAIVLVPKVESPRDIEIVARLLRPVRPDLELFAVIETPRGVENVAAIAATSPRPRALIFGSADYASALGIELRWDPLVHARTRVVNAARAAEVEAIDSPTFHLQDLTTLRREAILAQNLGFSGKIALHPRQVATINKAFSPDAQSLEAARRVVAAAQHSSQGITTVEGVMVGRPFFEASQRLLDEFDPPG, from the coding sequence ATGTTCACCCGGTACTGCCGATCCGTGCTCTGCACCCCGGCGACTGCGTCCGACCGGTACGCCAACTGTCACCGTTCCGGGGCCGACATCTGCCTGGTCGACCTGGAGGACTCGGTGCCGGCCCCGGCCAAGGCCGATGCCCGGGTCCGGGCGACAGCCTTCTTCACCGGTGAGAGCTCAGCTGGTCGCCGGTGCGCCGTACGGGTCAACGCGATCACCGAGCCGGACGGCGTGCGGGACCTGCTCGCCCTACGGGAGTATCCGGTCAAGCCGGCCATCGTGCTGGTGCCCAAGGTGGAGTCGCCCCGGGACATCGAGATCGTGGCGCGGCTGCTCCGGCCGGTCCGTCCGGACCTGGAACTGTTCGCGGTGATCGAGACGCCACGCGGGGTGGAGAACGTTGCCGCGATCGCGGCGACCTCGCCCCGACCACGTGCGCTGATCTTCGGGTCCGCGGACTACGCGTCCGCCCTCGGCATCGAGCTGCGCTGGGACCCGCTGGTGCATGCCCGCACCCGCGTGGTGAACGCCGCCCGGGCGGCCGAGGTCGAGGCGATCGACTCACCGACCTTCCACCTACAGGACCTGACCACGCTGCGGCGGGAGGCGATCCTGGCACAGAACCTTGGATTCAGTGGCAAGATCGCCCTGCATCCCCGCCAAGTGGCCACCATCAACAAGGCCTTCTCGCCGGATGCGCAATCGCTGGAGGCGGCCCGCCGTGTGGTGGCTGCCGCGCAGCACAGCAGCCAGGGCATCACCACCGTCGAGGGGGTGATGGTGGGTCGGCCCTTCTTCGAGGCGTCCCAGCGGCTGCTCGACGAGTTCGATCCGCCTGGCTGA
- a CDS encoding zinc-binding dehydrogenase → MRAAVLRRVGGPEVLRVERIPEPLPGPGESLIDVTLTGVNFDDLEQRAGAHAHLRLPAVLGVEAAGRRRTDGRRVVALLRQGGGYAEVAAARDAYTVEVPAGIDDAQAVGLFEQGGTAYGALLLAGRLRAGESVAVSAAAGGVGHLAVQLAVALGASPVIGLASTAAKRQFVKRLGADVALDPADPELAGRLREAAGGAGLDLFVDSVGGATAQAGLAGLAPFGRLVCLGWRTGSAADTSAVANGADADAGVVALTTAQLTRDSIGCAGFWMRHVVDHRELLCDIADRLFDLAAQGRLAVHVNRTVALPEAGAAHAAVAARATTGKVLIDVRREV, encoded by the coding sequence ATGCGGGCGGCGGTCCTGCGCCGCGTCGGAGGCCCGGAAGTGCTACGCGTCGAACGGATACCCGAACCGCTGCCCGGCCCAGGGGAGAGCCTGATCGATGTGACCCTGACCGGGGTCAACTTCGACGACCTGGAGCAGCGGGCTGGTGCCCACGCCCACCTGCGGCTACCCGCGGTGCTCGGAGTGGAGGCGGCCGGCCGCCGGCGGACCGACGGCCGGCGGGTGGTCGCGCTGCTGCGTCAGGGCGGCGGGTACGCCGAGGTGGCGGCGGCGCGAGACGCGTACACAGTGGAAGTTCCGGCGGGCATCGACGATGCGCAGGCGGTCGGCCTGTTTGAACAGGGCGGCACCGCCTACGGTGCACTGCTGCTGGCCGGACGGCTGCGGGCAGGGGAGAGCGTGGCGGTCTCTGCGGCGGCCGGCGGGGTGGGCCACCTCGCGGTGCAGCTCGCCGTGGCGCTCGGCGCCTCCCCGGTGATCGGGCTTGCCTCCACCGCCGCCAAGCGACAGTTCGTCAAACGGCTCGGTGCGGACGTGGCGTTGGACCCGGCGGACCCGGAACTGGCCGGCCGGCTGCGGGAGGCGGCCGGCGGCGCCGGGTTGGACCTGTTCGTCGACTCGGTGGGCGGCGCAACGGCCCAGGCAGGGCTGGCCGGCCTGGCGCCGTTCGGGCGGCTGGTCTGCCTTGGCTGGCGCACCGGATCCGCCGCTGACACCAGTGCCGTCGCCAACGGCGCTGATGCTGACGCCGGCGTCGTCGCGCTGACCACCGCCCAACTGACGCGGGATTCAATCGGCTGCGCCGGGTTCTGGATGCGGCACGTGGTCGACCACCGCGAGCTGTTGTGCGACATCGCAGACCGGCTGTTCGACCTGGCGGCACAGGGCCGGCTCGCGGTGCATGTCAACCGGACGGTGGCGCTGCCCGAGGCCGGCGCGGCGCACGCGGCGGTCGCCGCCCGAGCCACCACGGGCAAAGTTCTCATTGACGTACGCCGGGAGGTGTGA